DNA sequence from the Bacteroidota bacterium genome:
CGGACGAAACTCTGATTGTGCTGCTGCCTGCTGAGTAGACGGGTCAACAGTTGCCGGTGCAACCTGAGCTATTGCAGCGGAAGTATCCGAGGGTAGATCTCCCTGTTGGGACGTCGTATGTGAGGGGAACCTTCCGAATACGACAAAGCAAAGAATCACGGCAACGGCTATTGAGCCGATTGCAAGCCCCTTGCCCTTTACTTTGTTCAGCTTCACGTCGTAGAATGCAATTATTCCAAGCACAAGAGAGACCAGTAAGAACATGATGGCGCCGACTGCGGTGTTTGTATCCATCGGATCGCCGGAGATGAGGAAGAGAAAGACAAAGAGACTGAGTACCAGTCCTATACTTGCTTTGACGCTGATACCCTTCGGAGCAGGAACGGGCGGGAAAGGTTGTGGGGAAGAAGGCTGGGGACTTGACTTCTTTTTCGATTTTCTGCCCAACGCTTTTTCAAGGAGCTTCACCAATTGTTCGGAATCATACTCCCAACGCGTATCGGAAATTTCATGCGCCTGACGGCGGGCCAGCGGCTTCAGATCATCCGGCAGTTGATCGCTGGAAGGAATTTCTGCGCCGCCTACCAGCACCGGAATCACACGAATATTCCGCTGCAACGCGGCTGCAATCTCCAGATGAATGAAATCCTCCGGATTGTCAAGACGCCGGCGCCCGGTTTGATCCGTAACGGAGAGCCACCGCGGCCCGATGACGGCCAACAACACCTGGCACGAGCCGACTGCCTTGTTGATCGACTCGACGAAATCAACCCCGGCTTCGATCGCCTCGATGTCCATGAAGATCTGATCTTCACCAAAATTCTCCTTCAATGAATCTGTCAGACGGCCGACCCAACCGGCGCTATCCTGCCGACGGTAACTGATGAAGATTCCGGACATGGTGTACCTCTTCCTAAATGCAAAGAACGTTAAACTGCTTAGTAGATGATCCCTTCGGGCAACCCCCATCGGACGTGAAATGCCGTGCGGATGATACCCGGCTCCTTTCCCCTTTTTTCGAAGCCCGCCGAGAATTCCAGCCAAAAACTGCTG
Encoded proteins:
- a CDS encoding toll/interleukin-1 receptor domain-containing protein; the encoded protein is MSGIFISYRRQDSAGWVGRLTDSLKENFGEDQIFMDIEAIEAGVDFVESINKAVGSCQVLLAVIGPRWLSVTDQTGRRRLDNPEDFIHLEIAAALQRNIRVIPVLVGGAEIPSSDQLPDDLKPLARRQAHEISDTRWEYDSEQLVKLLEKALGRKSKKKSSPQPSSPQPFPPVPAPKGISVKASIGLVLSLFVFLFLISGDPMDTNTAVGAIMFLLVSLVLGIIAFYDVKLNKVKGKGLAIGSIAVAVILCFVVFGRFPSHTTSQQGDLPSDTSAAIAQVAPATVDPSTQQAAAQSEFRP